In Chrysoperla carnea chromosome 2, inChrCarn1.1, whole genome shotgun sequence, the following proteins share a genomic window:
- the LOC123292478 gene encoding 1-acyl-sn-glycerol-3-phosphate acyltransferase alpha-like has translation MDLMWLVTGVVLLLLLSNERFRYHCKFIIFIVSCLIVATLPIPLMLHRPKDARNALLPALGCKVISQLLGMSIIVRGKENIVKDQGCVVLINHQSALDLRVLAELWPIMERCTQVAKKSLFYLWPFGLACWLWGTIFIDRVNAEEAQQKLNSTEQAIKHRKARLLMFPEGTRGDGNELLPFKKGGFHVAVNTQCPIQPVVVSKYLFINSDRKHFGRGLSIITILPAIPTEGLTKSDIPALMEKTRNAMVEAFKKTSDEARQFSENSSYLLHSKSE, from the exons ATGGACCTGATGTGGTTAGTAACAGGTGTAGTGTTGTTACTGCTACTATCCAATGAACGTTTTAGGTATCATTGtaaattcataatattcatAGTATCATGCCTGATTGTGGCAACATTACCAATACCATTAATGCTTCATAGGCCAAAAGATGCACGAAATGCTTT ATTACCTGCATTAGGTTGCAAAGTAATATCACAGTTACTAGGCATGTCAATTATTGTTCGTGGCAAAGAAAATATCGTTAAGGATCAAGGCTGTGTTGTCCTGATTAATCATCAAAGTGCTTTGGATTTACGAg tACTAGCTGAATTATGGCCTATCATGGAACGTTGTACTCAAGTagcaaaaaaatcattattttatctttGGCCATTCGGATTAGCATGTTGGTTATGgggaacaatttttattgatcgGGTAAATGCCGAGGAGGcacaacaaaaattgaatagtaCAGAGCAAGCAATTAAACATAGAAAA GCACGTTTATTAATGTTTCCTGAAGGTACACGAGGAGATGGTAATGAATTGTTGCCGTTTAAAAAAGGTGGTTTCCATGTCGCAGTTAATACACAATGCCCTATTCAACCTGTGGTCgtgtctaaatatttatttataaatagtgaccGTAAACATTTTGGTCGag gATTATCTATAATCACAATACTGCCAGCCATACCAACCGAAGGTTTAACCAAAAGTGATATACCAGCATTAATGGAGAAAACACGTAATGCAATGGTTGAAGCATTTAAGAAAACATCAGACGAGGCAAGACAATTCAGTGAGAATTCATCATATCTACTACATTCCAAAtcggaataa